Proteins from a genomic interval of Heteronotia binoei isolate CCM8104 ecotype False Entrance Well chromosome 7, APGP_CSIRO_Hbin_v1, whole genome shotgun sequence:
- the LOC132575567 gene encoding ubiquitin-conjugating enzyme E2 D2-like: MALKRIHKELNDLARDPPAQCSAGPVGDDMFHWQATIMGPNDSPYQGGVFFLTIHFPTDYPFKPPKVAFTTRIYHPNINSNGSICLDILRSQWSPALTISKVLLSICSLLCDAALSREWPSGEGHYDNRGLQGKGETSRWLLGYALV, encoded by the coding sequence ATGGCGCTGAAGAGAATCCACAAGGAATTGAATGATCTGGCACGTGATCCTCCAGCACAGTGTTCTGCGGGGCCTGTTGGAGATGACATGTTCCATTGGCAAGCTACAATAATGGGACCTAATGACAGCCCATATCAGGGTGGGGTGTTTTTCTTGACAATTCACTTCCCAACAGATTACCCCTTCAAACCACCTAAGGTTGCATTTACAACAAGAATTtaccatccaaatattaacagTAATGGCAGTATTTGTCTTGATATTCTACGGTCACAGTGGTCTCCAGCATTAACTATTTCAAAAGTACTTTTGTCCATCTGTTCTCTGTTGTGTGACGCAGCCCTTTCTAGGGAATGGCCATCAGGGGAGGGCCATTATGACAACAGAGGCCTTCAAGGGAAAGGAGAAACTTCACGGTGGCTCTTGGGATATGCTCTGGTCTAG